The following proteins come from a genomic window of Acidimicrobiia bacterium:
- a CDS encoding DoxX family protein codes for MTKNKLFQRLGDIALSSMFVWGGYEALKNPGPRVGMVKGAVELPNTELLVQANAVAMLVGGAGLATGIARKKSALLLAATIVPTTLIGHQFWKKEFPHNVLDRHHFLKNTAMLGGLINVLTSETTKAQN; via the coding sequence ATGACTAAGAACAAACTATTTCAACGCTTGGGTGACATTGCGCTTTCCTCCATGTTCGTGTGGGGTGGCTATGAAGCATTAAAGAACCCTGGGCCCAGGGTGGGCATGGTTAAAGGTGCCGTCGAACTACCAAATACCGAGCTTTTAGTGCAGGCCAACGCCGTTGCCATGCTTGTTGGCGGTGCCGGGCTAGCCACCGGCATAGCTCGAAAAAAGTCGGCGCTATTACTGGCGGCCACCATTGTTCCCACCACCCTGATCGGTCATCAGTTTTGGAAAAAAGAATTTCCACACAACGTCCTTGATCGTCACCACTTCTTAAAAAACACGGCCATGTTGGGCGGCCTCATCAACGTGCTCACCAGCGAAACAACCAAAGCCCAAAACTAG